Proteins from a genomic interval of Gluconacetobacter diazotrophicus PA1 5:
- the pncA gene encoding bifunctional nicotinamidase/pyrazinamidase — MIHVTAHDALLVIDLQNDFLPGGALPVPEGDAVIPVINHLTRLPFGQQAASQDWHPHGHASFATAQPPGPWRQHCVAGTPGAELAASLDQTRIGLVIRKGRAQDVDSYSAFLDNDRTTRTGLEDWLRGLGITRIFIAGLALDYCVAFTAIDAKALGFETIVVEDACRGIDPDPDATWQALARHDILHVRSAELAGQ, encoded by the coding sequence GTGATCCACGTGACCGCGCATGATGCCCTTCTGGTCATCGACCTGCAGAACGATTTCCTGCCCGGCGGCGCGCTGCCGGTGCCCGAGGGGGACGCCGTCATTCCCGTCATCAACCACCTGACGCGCCTGCCCTTCGGCCAGCAGGCGGCCAGCCAGGACTGGCACCCGCACGGTCATGCATCCTTCGCCACCGCCCAGCCGCCCGGCCCCTGGCGACAGCATTGCGTCGCCGGCACTCCGGGCGCGGAGCTGGCGGCGTCGCTGGACCAGACGCGGATCGGCCTGGTGATCCGCAAGGGCCGCGCGCAGGACGTCGACAGCTATTCCGCCTTCCTCGACAACGACCGGACCACCCGTACGGGGCTGGAGGACTGGCTGAGGGGGCTGGGGATCACGCGAATCTTCATCGCCGGCCTGGCGCTGGATTATTGCGTGGCCTTCACCGCCATCGACGCGAAAGCCCTTGGTTTTGAAACGATCGTGGTCGAAGATGCCTGCCGTGGGATCGATCCCGACCCCGACGCCACATGGCAGGCCCTGGCGCGGCACGATATCCTGCATGTCCGGTCCGCCGAACTGGCGGGACAGTAA
- a CDS encoding BMP family ABC transporter substrate-binding protein, which translates to MTTHGPRGRHPATRHHLRRHFLGLAAGAAGTGLLRPPALLAQSRPPLLPPIAEVDALVAFGHTGPVTDGGWTAAHDQGVQAVRAAFPRLRTVYVESIPYSADATRIFRQFVAEGAQMVIATSDYGDFIRDVSDRAPGVAFMECDGHNVTGNLGWYYLTHWYASYVIGIAAGLMTRTNRLGFVGSFPIPSVYAGANAVLLGARSVNPAATLQAISINAWFDPQAATQAGTALVENGCDFLCGIMDDPGYLRVAQQRGIKAAMWNTDMRQYGPDAYISSVMLDFRAYYVEQVRARLAGTWQPQGHFLTLGQGVDRDAWGRTVPPAVAAQADAMRARIMAGYNPFRGPIRDAAGRLRVPAGTVMDDALIYQWDWSVEGVSGLD; encoded by the coding sequence ATGACCACGCACGGGCCGCGGGGGCGGCATCCGGCGACGCGACACCATCTGCGACGACATTTCCTGGGGCTGGCGGCCGGCGCGGCGGGCACAGGGCTGCTGCGGCCGCCGGCCCTGCTGGCGCAATCCCGCCCGCCCCTTCTGCCGCCCATCGCCGAGGTCGATGCGCTGGTCGCGTTCGGCCATACCGGTCCGGTTACGGACGGGGGCTGGACGGCGGCGCACGACCAGGGGGTGCAGGCCGTGCGCGCCGCCTTCCCGCGCCTGCGGACCGTGTATGTCGAGAGCATTCCCTATTCCGCCGACGCCACGCGCATCTTCCGCCAGTTCGTGGCCGAGGGCGCGCAGATGGTCATCGCGACCTCGGACTACGGTGATTTCATCCGTGATGTCTCGGACCGCGCGCCCGGCGTCGCCTTCATGGAATGCGACGGGCACAACGTCACCGGCAACCTGGGCTGGTATTACCTGACCCACTGGTATGCCAGCTACGTCATCGGCATCGCCGCCGGGCTGATGACCAGGACGAACCGGCTGGGCTTCGTGGGGTCGTTTCCCATTCCCTCGGTCTATGCCGGGGCCAACGCCGTGCTGCTGGGCGCGCGCTCGGTCAACCCTGCCGCGACATTGCAGGCGATTTCGATCAACGCCTGGTTCGACCCGCAGGCCGCCACCCAGGCCGGCACCGCGCTGGTCGAAAATGGCTGCGACTTCCTGTGCGGCATCATGGACGACCCCGGATATCTGCGCGTGGCGCAGCAGCGCGGCATCAAGGCGGCGATGTGGAACACCGACATGCGCCAGTACGGGCCCGATGCCTATATCAGCTCGGTGATGCTGGATTTCCGCGCCTATTATGTGGAACAGGTCCGCGCGCGCCTGGCCGGCACCTGGCAGCCGCAGGGGCATTTCCTGACGCTGGGCCAGGGCGTGGACCGCGACGCCTGGGGGCGGACCGTCCCGCCCGCCGTCGCCGCCCAGGCCGATGCGATGCGCGCGCGGATCATGGCGGGGTACAACCCGTTCCGCGGCCCGATCCGCGATGCCGCCGGACGGCTGCGCGTGCCGGCCGGCACGGTGATGGACGATGCGCTGATCTATCAGTGGGACTGGTCGGTGGAAGGAGTCAGCGGCCTTGACTGA
- a CDS encoding ABC transporter permease, whose amino-acid sequence MAGKLQRLPTVAPGRLLAWRAGAVVAALLVTTLFLALSGRDPRLLADLVVRSTVGSRFGLEDLALFMTPLVLTGAAVTVTGRIGIWNIGAEGQFYAGAIGAAGIGLFVPGPAIIILPLMTVCGILCGMAWILVPTLARAYAGVNEIITTLLLNFVAGLLTTYLAVGPWHDRVTGALASTGRLPVQVPELWGVVHWGFPVALAIVLVLAAVMARTRWGYQVTISGANEQAARYAGIPVRARIVAVMLLSGGLAALAGVFEVAGTVHRLQGGLANNFGYFGIVVAVLARGSCLNVLPAALLMAFILDSGIVLQTQQLTASAVLAITGLVLFAIAIGDELAHYRPVSSRPAAAPAGPTRAESTP is encoded by the coding sequence ATGGCCGGCAAGCTGCAACGCCTGCCCACCGTGGCGCCCGGGCGCCTGCTGGCCTGGCGCGCGGGCGCGGTCGTCGCCGCGCTGCTGGTCACCACCCTGTTCCTGGCCCTGTCGGGGCGCGACCCGCGTCTGCTGGCCGACCTGGTGGTGCGCTCCACCGTGGGGTCGCGCTTCGGGCTGGAGGACTTGGCCCTGTTCATGACCCCGCTGGTGCTGACCGGCGCCGCCGTCACCGTCACCGGGCGCATCGGCATCTGGAATATCGGGGCCGAGGGCCAGTTCTATGCCGGCGCCATCGGGGCGGCGGGAATCGGCCTTTTCGTGCCCGGGCCCGCGATCATCATCCTGCCGCTGATGACGGTATGCGGCATCCTGTGCGGCATGGCGTGGATCCTGGTCCCGACCCTGGCCCGGGCCTATGCCGGCGTGAACGAGATCATCACCACCCTGCTGCTGAATTTCGTTGCCGGATTGCTGACCACCTATCTGGCGGTCGGGCCGTGGCATGACCGGGTGACCGGCGCGCTGGCCTCCACGGGACGGCTGCCGGTGCAGGTCCCCGAATTGTGGGGCGTCGTGCATTGGGGCTTTCCGGTGGCGCTGGCCATCGTCCTGGTGCTGGCGGCGGTCATGGCGCGCACACGCTGGGGCTATCAGGTCACGATCAGCGGCGCGAACGAACAGGCCGCGCGTTATGCCGGCATCCCGGTCCGGGCGCGCATCGTGGCGGTCATGCTGCTCTCGGGCGGGTTGGCCGCCCTGGCGGGGGTGTTCGAGGTCGCGGGCACCGTCCATCGGCTTCAGGGGGGACTGGCCAACAATTTCGGCTATTTCGGCATCGTGGTCGCGGTGCTGGCACGGGGATCGTGCCTGAACGTGCTGCCGGCGGCGCTGCTGATGGCCTTCATCCTGGATTCCGGCATCGTGCTGCAGACGCAGCAACTGACGGCATCGGCGGTGCTGGCCATCACCGGGCTGGTGCTGTTCGCCATCGCCATCGGCGACGAACTGGCCCATTACCGCCCCGTCTCCAGCCGCCCGGCCGCCGCTCCTGCCGGCCCCACCCGTGCGGAGTCCACGCCATGA